From one Musa acuminata AAA Group cultivar baxijiao chromosome BXJ2-6, Cavendish_Baxijiao_AAA, whole genome shotgun sequence genomic stretch:
- the LOC135613743 gene encoding pectinesterase-like, protein MSNKAVLGALSAVLLVAAVIGAASDDSPVASSKSVTAICASTDYADVCERTLNAAINGSASPKEIIQASFMVAIKEIEAATHLSNNVSLKATDSMNKDGFDICRRLFEDATEELQAAFSETHDLDGLARRTDDIKCWLSAVISYQQTCLDSITQPDLHSTMKDGLVTASQVTSNAIAIVDGLSSLFKNFQVPINVTNIASRRLLSQGSDAKGYPTWFSAHDRKLLAASARGELKPNMVVAQDGSGDYKTINAALNAMPKKYTGRYVIYVKAGIYKENVLVTKDKVNVFMYGDGPRKTVVTGSKNNVDGVQTMNTATFAAEGQGFIGKYMGFSNTAGPEKHQAVALRVKGDMSAFFNCRMDAFQDTLYVQAHRQFYRNCVVSGTVDFIFGDSSTILQNCLIVVRRPMDNQQNTVTAHGREEEKEETALVIQNCRIVPDKRLFPDRLTIPSYLGRPWKARSRTIIMESTIGDLIKPEGWLPWDGDQFLNTLYYAEYGNRGPGAGTSGRVNWPGFHVINRQTAQAYTVNSLIQGQRWIKFSGIPYLGGFTN, encoded by the exons ATGTCGAATAAGGCCGTCTTGGGTGCTCTCTCGGCGGTCCTCCTTGTGGCCGCCGTGATAGGGGCGGCGAGTGACGATTCCCCTGTCGCCTCCTCCAAGTCCGTGACGGCCATCTGCGCCTCCACTGACTACGCTGATGTGTGCGAACGGACCCTCAATGCTGCCATCAATGGCTCTGCCTCTCCCAAGGAGATCATACAAGCTTCCTTCATGGTTGCCATCAAAGAAATCGAAGCTGCCACCCACCTGTCCAACAACGTGAGTTTGAAAGCCACTGACTCGATGAACAAGGATGGGTTCGACATTTGTCGTCGACTCTTCGAGGATGCCACCGAGGAGCTACAAGCTGCCTTCTCGGAGACTCATGACCTTGACGGTTTGGCGAGAAGGACCGATGACATCAAGTGCTGGCTTTCAGCCGTCATCTCCTACCAGCAGACCTGCCTCGATAGCATCACTCAACCCGACCTACACTCGACCATGAAGGACGGCCTTGTCACGGCCTCTCAGGTCACCAGCAATGCCATTGCCATCGTCGATGGGCTCAGTTCATTATTCAAGAACTTCCAAGTCCCCATCAACGTGACCAATATCGCCAGCCGCCGGCTACTGTCTCAGGGGAGCGATGCCAAGGGTTATCCCACGTGGTTCTCGGCCCATGACAGGAAGCTCTTGGCTGCCAGTGCGAGAGGTGAGTTGAAGCCTAACATGGTGGTGGCTCAGGATGGGAGTGGAGACTATAAGACTATCAACGCTGCCCTcaatgccatgcccaagaagtatACAGGCCGCTATGTGATCTACGTCAAGGCCGGGATCTACAAGGAGAATGTCCTCGTCACCAAGGACAAGGTGAACGTGTTCATGTATGGTGATGGACCAAGGAAGACAGTCGTGACTGGCAGCAAGAACAACGTCGATGGCGTTCAAACCATGAATACTGCGACCTTCG CTGCCGAAGGGCAGGGCTTTATTGGCAAGTATATGGGGTTCAGCAACACCGCTGGACCAGAGAAGCACCAAGCCGTGGCGCTTCGTGTGAAAGGGGACATGTCAGCCTTCTTCAACTGTCGTATGGATGCGTTCCAGGACACTCTCTACGTGCAGGCCCATCGGCAGTTCTACCGCAACTGTGTGGTATCGGGGACTGTTGACTTCATCTTCGGTGACTCCTCCACCATTCTTCAAAACTGCCTCATCGTGGTGCGGCGCCCCATGGACAATCAACAGAACACGGTGACAGCACACGgacgagaggaggagaaggaagagacagCACTTGTGATCCAAAACTGCCGCATCGTCCCCGACAAGCGCTTGTTCCCTGACAGGTTGACGATCCCCAGCTACCTTGGTCGGCCTTGGAAGGCACGCTCGAGGACCATCATCATGGAATCCACCATCGGCGACTTGATCAAACCGGAGGGATGGTTGCCATGGGATGGCGACCAGTTTTTGAACACACTATATTATGCCGAGTATGGCAACCGTGGGCCCGGTGCCGGGACCAGCGGCAGGGTGAATTGGCCTGGGTTTCATGTCATCAACAGGCAGACGGCTCAAGCGTACACAGTGAATTCCCTAATCCAAGGTCAACGGTGGATCAAGTTTTCGGGCATACCCTATCttggtgggtttacaaattga
- the LOC135613744 gene encoding pectinesterase-like, with protein sequence MSNKAVLGALSAVLLVAAVIGAASDDSPVASSKSVTAICASTDYADVCERTLNAAINGSASPKEIIQASFMVAIKEIEAATHLSNNVSLKATDSMNKDGFDICRRLFEDATEELQAAFSETHDLDGLARRTDDIKCWLSAVISYQQTCLDSITQPDLHSTMKDGLVTASQVTSNAIAIVDGLSSLFKNFQVPINVTNIASRRLLSQGSDAKGYPTWFSAHDRKLLAASARGELKPNMVVAQDGSGDYKTINAALNAMPKKYTGRYVIYVKAGIYKENVLVTKDKVNVFMYGDGPRKTVVTGSKNNVDGVQTMNTATFAAEGQGFIGKYMGFSNTAGPEKHQAVALRVKGDMSAFFNCRMDAFQDTLYVQAHRQFYRNCVVSGTVDFIFGDSSTILQNCLIVVRRPMDNQQNTVTAHGREEEKEETALVIQNCRIVPDKRLFPDRLTIPSYLGRPWKARSRTIIMESTIGDLIKPEGWLPWDGDQFLNTLYYAEYGNRGPGAGTSGRVNWPGFHVINRQTAQAYTVNSLIQGQRWIKFSGIPYLGGFTN encoded by the exons ATGTCGAATAAGGCCGTCTTGGGTGCTCTCTCGGCGGTCCTCCTTGTGGCCGCCGTGATAGGGGCGGCGAGTGACGATTCCCCTGTCGCCTCCTCCAAGTCCGTGACGGCCATCTGCGCCTCCACTGACTACGCTGATGTGTGCGAACGGACCCTCAATGCTGCCATCAATGGCTCTGCCTCTCCCAAGGAGATCATACAAGCTTCCTTCATGGTTGCCATCAAAGAAATCGAAGCTGCCACCCACCTGTCCAACAACGTGAGTTTGAAAGCCACTGACTCGATGAACAAGGATGGGTTCGACATTTGTCGTCGACTCTTCGAGGATGCCACCGAGGAGCTACAAGCTGCCTTCTCGGAGACTCATGACCTTGACGGTTTGGCGAGAAGGACCGATGACATCAAGTGCTGGCTTTCAGCCGTCATCTCCTACCAGCAGACCTGCCTCGATAGCATCACTCAACCCGACCTACACTCGACCATGAAGGACGGCCTTGTCACGGCCTCTCAGGTCACCAGCAATGCCATTGCCATCGTCGATGGGCTCAGTTCATTATTCAAGAACTTCCAAGTCCCCATCAACGTGACCAATATCGCCAGCCGCCGGCTACTGTCTCAGGGGAGCGATGCCAAGGGTTATCCCACGTGGTTCTCGGCCCATGACAGGAAGCTCTTGGCTGCCAGTGCGAGAGGTGAGTTGAAGCCTAACATGGTGGTGGCTCAGGATGGGAGTGGAGACTATAAGACTATCAACGCTGCCCTcaatgccatgcccaagaagtatACAGGCCGCTATGTGATCTACGTCAAGGCCGGGATCTACAAGGAGAATGTCCTCGTCACCAAGGACAAGGTGAACGTGTTCATGTATGGTGATGGACCAAGGAAGACAGTCGTGACTGGCAGCAAGAACAACGTCGATGGCGTTCAAACCATGAATACTGCGACCTTCG CTGCCGAAGGGCAGGGCTTTATTGGCAAGTATATGGGGTTCAGCAACACCGCTGGACCAGAGAAGCACCAAGCCGTGGCGCTTCGTGTGAAAGGGGACATGTCAGCCTTCTTCAACTGTCGTATGGATGCGTTCCAGGACACTCTCTACGTGCAGGCCCATCGGCAGTTCTACCGCAACTGTGTGGTATCGGGGACTGTTGACTTCATCTTCGGTGACTCCTCCACCATTCTTCAAAACTGCCTCATCGTGGTGCGGCGCCCCATGGACAATCAACAGAACACGGTGACAGCACACGgacgagaggaggagaaggaagagacagCACTTGTGATCCAAAACTGCCGCATCGTCCCCGACAAGCGCTTGTTCCCTGACAGGTTGACGATCCCCAGCTACCTTGGTCGGCCTTGGAAGGCACGCTCGAGGACCATCATCATGGAATCCACCATCGGCGACTTGATCAAACCGGAGGGATGGTTGCCATGGGATGGCGACCAGTTTTTGAACACACTATATTATGCCGAGTATGGCAACCGTGGGCCCGGTGCCGGGACCAGCGGCAGGGTGAATTGGCCTGGGTTTCATGTCATCAACAGGCAGACCGCTCAAGCGTACACAGTGAATTCCCTAATCCAAGGTCAACGGTGGATCAAGTTTTCGGGCATACCCTATCttggtgggtttacaaattga